Part of the Rhizobium sp. WYJ-E13 genome is shown below.
ACCCGAGGAGAGAGACCATGAAGTCCGTAAAATTCCTGTCCGTGCTGGCGCTCATCGCTGCCACTGCCACTGCAGCCTTCGCCGCCCCCGCAGTCACCACCGTCGAATCGGCCAAGGGTAAGGTTCTTGCCGGCGAAAAGGGCATGACGCTCTATACCTACAAGAAGGACGAAAAGGGCGTCTCGAACTGCTACGACAAGTGCGCCACCAACTGGCCGCCTTTCCTCGCCGCTTCCGACGCCAAGGCCGATGGTGCATACTCGCTCGTCGAACGCAAGGATGGAAAGAAGCAGTGGGCCAAGGACGGCATGCCGCTCTATTATTGGGTGAAGGACATGAAGTCCGGCGATATCACCGGCGACGGCGTCGGCGGTGTCTGGGACCTCGCAAAGCCCTGATGAGGCAAGTGTGAAGACGCCCCTACCCGATACGTTCGAGGGCCAGATCCTGGCCCTCCTTCCCTCGCTCCGGCGCTATTCCCGCAGCCTCACCCGCTCGGATGCCGAAGGCGAGGATCTGCTTCAGGATTGCGTGGAAAAGGTTCTGGCCCGGCGCGGCCAGTGGCGCGGAATCAATCTGCGCGGCTGGGTTCTGACGACGATGACCAACCTCTACCGCAACACCCGCCGGGCGAGCCCCCGCGACCGGCTGGTCGAGCTCGATGCTGCCGAGGAAATGGCCAATCCCGATAACCAGGCCGATCCGCTGGAGCGTCTGCGGCTGGAACAGGCCCTCGCCAGCCTGTCGGAAGAATACCGCGCCGTGCTGATGCTCGTCGTCATCGAGGGTTACAGCTATCATGAAGTGGCAACCATGCTGGACATCCCGATCGGCACCGTCATGTCGCGCCTGTCGCGCGCACGCCAGCGCATGGGCGAACATATGAAAGCCGACAACGTGATTACGCTTCGGAGACCGAAATGAACGAGACCAACCCCACCGTGACCGAAGCGGACCTGCACGCTTACGCCGATGGGCAATTGCCGGAGGCCGCTCGCCCCCGCGTGGAAGCCTATCTCGCCGAAAACCCCGAGGACGCCGCCATGGTGGCCGGCTGGCGGACGCAGAATACCGACATCAAAAGCCTGTTTGCAGGCTATGAGAAGAGCCGCGACACCGATCTCCAGCTGGTGACACCGACAGAGCCGGCCTCTCCCTGGAAAATGCGCTCCGCACTCGCGGCTGCCGCCGTCGCGCTCTTTGTGCTCGGCGCCGTCAGCGATCGTTTCGTCCCGCCGCTCTTCGAGCGTCCACCGCTGCAACTGGCCGAATCCGAAACCCTGCCGAAACAGGCCGAAACCGCCTTCCTCGTCTATGCCAGCGAAGTGCGCCACCCGGTCGAGGTCTTCGCCAATGAGGAGGCGCATCTGGCGACCTGGCTCGGCAAACGGCTGGCGATCCCCGACCTCAAGGTACCGGATCTCAAATCTCTCGACTTCCACCTCGTTGGCGGCCGCCTGCTGCCGGTCGATGGAAGGCCGGGCGCCATGTTCATGTATGAGGATCAGGCAGGCGAACGCCTGACCGTCATCGTCGGCCGCAACAAGGAAAACAGGACGACG
Proteins encoded:
- a CDS encoding RNA polymerase sigma factor, producing MKTPLPDTFEGQILALLPSLRRYSRSLTRSDAEGEDLLQDCVEKVLARRGQWRGINLRGWVLTTMTNLYRNTRRASPRDRLVELDAAEEMANPDNQADPLERLRLEQALASLSEEYRAVLMLVVIEGYSYHEVATMLDIPIGTVMSRLSRARQRMGEHMKADNVITLRRPK
- a CDS encoding anti-sigma factor, giving the protein MNETNPTVTEADLHAYADGQLPEAARPRVEAYLAENPEDAAMVAGWRTQNTDIKSLFAGYEKSRDTDLQLVTPTEPASPWKMRSALAAAAVALFVLGAVSDRFVPPLFERPPLQLAESETLPKQAETAFLVYASEVRHPVEVFANEEAHLATWLGKRLAIPDLKVPDLKSLDFHLVGGRLLPVDGRPGAMFMYEDQAGERLTVIVGRNKENRTTSFRFASAKDIETFYWIDGELGYAVTGEISRDMLRKVAEECYRQFPS